The Phormidium sp. PBR-2020 DNA segment CCCTAGGAATTGCGGCGTTTCTGGGAGCGGCGTTTTTTGAGATTGTTAAGGGGGTATTCGAGCGTCTGTTTGCTGAGGAGAATCCGGTAACGATGTCCCCTCTGGTGCTATGGCTAATGCTCGTGGTGTTAGGGGTGAATATCCTCGTGACCTATTATGAGCGACGGGTGGGCCTCAAACTCGGCAGCAAGATCCTGATTGCCGATGCTCACCATACCATGAGTGATGTCTGGATTACGATTACGGTCATGCTGGGGCTGATTGGGGTTTGGCTGGGGTATCCCCAGTTAGATATTATCTTAGCAATTCCGGTGGCGGGGTTGGTGTTTCACAGCGGCTGGCAGGTGTTGCGGGAGAATTTGCCCTGGTTGATTGATGAGATGGCGATCGCCCCGGAAGCCATCCATCGTATTGTCATGGCGGTTCCTGGGGTCATCAACTGTCATGATATTGCCTCGCGGGGCTTAAATGGCCGCCAGTTGTTTGTGGAGATGCACGTGGTGGTGGATGCCAAAGACTTAGCGACGGCCCATAACATTACGGAGGAAATTGAGGCGCGCCTAGAGGAGCGCTTTGCCCCGATTCGCCTAACGATTCACATGGAACCCCCCAATTATCAGTCGGAACACATTACCTATGGCCCTGAACCTCACGAGAGTTCAGCAGAAAGCTGATGGTTTTCATCCACGAAGAAACCCCTAAGAGAAAACTCGTCGGGCCAGGGGAACGGAGGTAGCGATAAAAAATAAGCTCAGTTGTGTAACGACAATACTCGGCCCTGAGGGCAAATCCCAAAAGGCAGAGATGAGCATTCCTCCTACGGCACTGAAGGCACCGACAATCGTCGATATGACAATATAGCGGGTGAAATTTCCCGTGATGAGTTGTGCGGTACAGGCGGGGATGACGACAAAGGCGCTAATGAGTAATACGCCAATTGCCTTAATGGAAATGCCCACCACCAAAGCCAATAAGGTCGTAAATAACATCCGATGTCTGGAGACGGAAATCCCTCGCGCCATGGCTAATTCTTCATGGAGAGTCACAAGCATTTGAGTTCGTAGGGTCAAGCCCACAAACAAAATACAGGCAATTAGGAGTATGGCGCTAAAGACTAAATCTCCTGGGCGAATCCCTAAAATATCGCCAAACAAGAGATTATTTAAGCCCCCTTTATACTGTCCAATAAAGCTTAGTAAAATAATAGCAACTGCCAGGGAAGCTGAATAGACAATGTTTAATAGAGCATCTGTCCAGAGCTTTGTTTTTTCCAGAAGGTAGGAGACCCCTAACGCAAAAACAACAGCAAAGGGGAGCAAGACAACTGTAGGATTCAGACCCAATAAAACCCCAAGGCTAATTCCCAAGAGAGCTGAATGTCCTAGGGTATCACTAAAAAAGGATAATTGTCGCAGGACGGCAAAACTCCCTAAAAGTCCCCCCGTCATACCCGTTAGAACTCCACCGATGAGGGCCCGCTGCATGAAGGGAAGTTGAAATAAATCGCTGACACGAGCGAGTTCAACCGTCAAAGACATAGGAATTAAACTTAATAGTGAGAATGATGATAGGGGGTGCGTTCGTTGCCATAGGCGGCTACGAGATTTTCTGGGGATAGTGCCACTTCAGGAACTCCTTGACAGCGTAAGGTCCGATTGAGACAGAGGACGCGATCGCAATGTTGGCGTACCATTTCTAAGTCATGGGAAATTTGCAAAATTGCCCAACCTTGTTCTTGTTTTAACTGATAGAGCAGTTGATAAAACTCCGACTCACTTTGGATATCTAATCCCGCCGGAGCTTCATCTAAAATCAAGAGACTGCGGGGACGCACTAAGCAGTAAGCCAGTAGCACTCGCTTCATTTCCCCACCGGAGAGGCTACTGATGGATTGCGATCGCAAATGAGCCGCATCCACTCGCGCTAAGGCTTGACGGACCTGGTGAAATCGCTGTCGCCCCCCTAACCAAGGAAGTCTAATTCCCGGTGCGTCCCAGCCTAATCCCACTAACTCCTCGACGGTGATGGGAATCCGACGATCAAACAGGAAATTCTGGGGAAGATAGGCAATTTGTTCCCGGACAACGGAGGGAAGATGGCCCCGACGGCTTAAGGGTTGCCCTAAGATGAAAATATCTCCAGCTTTACGGGGCAAAATCCCCAACAGGGCTTGAACCAGGGTACTTTTTCCTGCACCATTCGGTCCGACGATGGCAGTGTCAGTCCCCGCTTCAAGGGAAAACGAGACATCCCGTACCGCCAAATAGGTTTCACGATACACCGTTAGATTATTAACGGTCATTACAAGGTCACTCAACTTTTCCCTCCGTTGTTCTGTGTCATCCCCTAGGAGGCGGGGATGTCGTTAATGACTTGCTGCTGCTAGCTCTGGTACTTCACGATACCACCAAGATTGGGCAGAACCGCCAAAGGCTTCTCGCAAATTCGCGAGGTTCTCACGCATCATCGTCAGATAGGCTTCCGGTTGCAAATCCTCAGGACGGGTCGCGATTTCCATGGGACTGAAAATGCTGACGTTGATATCTAAATCTCCGGCTAGGGCCGCAAAGGTATCTTCTCCCGACTGGGGTTCCGCTAAGAGCGTCTTGAGATTGGTTTGAGCCACTTGTTCGGAGATTCGCTGTACATCCCCCGGAGAGGGATTCGAGGCGGGAACATCCACTAAGAAATCCGTTTCTAAATTGTAACGCTCGGCAAAGTAGGGGGCAAAGTCATGGAAGACTACAAAGGTTTCTCCCGCAAAGGGGGCTAAGGCCTCGCTGATTTCAGCGTCGAGATCCCGCAATTGCTCAATGAAGGCGGCGGCGTTGGCGGTGTAGTCCGGTTCTCCCTCGGGGTCGGCAGAAATCAGACCATCACGGATGTTTTCTACCTGTTGGATGGCTCGTTGGGGGTCGAGCCAGATGTGAGGATTGTATTCTCCATGGTGGTGGTGATGATGTCCATCGCCATGATCATGGCCATGACCGTGATCGTGGTCGTGGTCATCATGGCTGTGGCTATGACCATGATCGTGGTCGTGGTCGTCATGGCTATGACCGTGGTCATGGTCATCATGGCTGTGGCTATGACCCCCAGTTTCCTCGTTGGAGAGAAGGGCCACTCCTTCACTGGTGTCAATAATCAGGAGATCCGGGTTCTCGGCGTTGGCGATGAGGCTGTCGAGGAAAAACTCCATTTCCAGACCATTTTTGACCAGCACATCGGCTTGGCCCAAGGCTTGCACTTCTGCGGGCCGGGCTTGATAGTCGTGAGGATCAACGCCAATGGGTAACAGTTGCACCACTTCAGCGCGATCGCCCACGACGGCTTTTGTAAACTGGGTGATGGGCATAAAGGTGGTCATCACCCGCAGTTCCTCGGTCTCGGCGTCGCCTAAGGCGGCTTGGCTGGGGTCTTCGGGTTCGGCTGCACAACCCCCTAACCCCACGAGGGTCGCGGAGGCGGCGATCGCACAGAGAGGACGGGCAGCCCGACGAGATAGCCCTAGAAGCTGTTGTAAGGGATGGAAACTATACATGGTTCGGTCTGTTAAAATGCGAGGACTGTGGAAATGATAATCATTATTATTGCAAACTTAGCAGCAAAGCGACGCCAACAGATTGATTAATTCCGAAAAACATCCTTAAAAAATCCCTTTTTGCCACGGCCGGGTTTCCAGATGAGCCAGTCCCCCGCTTCTCCCAGAGCGGCCAAAGCCGTGCCACTGGGGTTCCAGGCCAAAGCCGAAAATCCTGCCTCGGCTCCATCGAGGAGTTGCACTACTTCCACCGCATCCTGCCACAGACAAATCGAGCCATCTTCCGAAGCCGAGGCCAACAGTTGAGTTTGAGGCTGAAAGGCGATCGCACTAACGCGAGCATTATGTAATTCCAACAGTTGCGGATTCCAACCCTGGTCATCGTCCTGATGTTTTTTCCAGATGACAATGCCCTCACGACTGGTAGAGGCCAACAGGGGCGCTTCCCCTAACCAAAACTCGGACCAGGCTAACTGACGCACCTTGGCGGGAAAGCCTTGCATTCGCCAAGGATAGGGATTTCCCTGGGCCCAAACCACTAAGGTACGATCCATATTGCCTGAAGCCAGGTATTCACCATTGTTTGACCAAGCTAGACAGACGCTGGCCGCTGGAATCTCATAGAGTTGCGGGTCGTCATCCCAATCCTGGCAATTCCAGACTTTAATGCCCTGATGACCCCCCGCCGCTAACTGAGTTCCCTCGGGATGCCAGGCTAAATCCAACACTGAGGAGGATTCAAACATGAGAGTTGTCACCACTTCGGCTGCCTCCGCATCCCAGACTTGCACATAGGAGCCTAACCCCATAGCTAATTCATTGCGCTGGGGATGCCAAGCTAGATGCTCTAACCAGGTGCGGGAGTTATCTAGGCGGCTAATTAGCTCTGGAGACTCCCCCAACCGCCAAAGGAGTAGGGTTCCCGCTTGTCCTCCAGCGGCGAGAAATTGACCATCCTGGGAGATGGCCAAGGCATCAATCGATTGACCATCGGCCTCCTGGAGGACCTGCTGAGGACCTCCGTCGAGGGGAATCAGCACAATCTCACCAGCAGCGGAGGCGATCGCCAGTTGATCGCCTTCAGGAGTCCAAGCCAGGGCGGTTCCATATTCCTGTAACTGGCCCCGACGCTCTTGTTCTAGGGGAGGTTGGTTTAGACGAGACATGAGCGAAACGCCTCTGCGAGCTGCGTGGCATCGAGATCGCGCCCAATAAAGACCAGTTCATTTTTGCGCTCTTCCTCGGGCTTCCAGGGGCGATCGGGGGAACCATCAAAGAGCATATGCACCCCCTGAAACACGAATCGCTCCTCTTCCCCATCTAGATTCAAAATCCCTTTCATGCGGAAGATGTTGGGCCCTTGGGTTTGCAACAACTCACTCAGCCAAGCGTTCAGTTTTTCCCCATCAATTGCTCCGGCTTCAACGAGGGCGATCGAGCCGACCGTCTCGTCATGCTCATGGGCATCTTCTTCGAGGAACTTGGGATCAACCTCTAGGGCCCGGTTGAGGTCAAAGGCGTTCACCCCGAGAATTTGCTGCATCTCAATGCTGGCATTTTGAGTACGGTAGACCTTGGCCATGATGTTCATCGAGCGAATGCGGGCTTCTAGGTCTTCTAACTCGGCTTCACTGACGAGATCCGTCTTGTTGAGGAGGATGACATCAGCAAAGGCGATTTGTTCTTGGGCCTCGTCCGCATCCCAGTGATCATGGATATGTTTGGCATCCACCACCGTCACCACCGCATCGAGGTTCAGTTGTTCTTGCATCTCGTCATCGACGAAGAAGGTTTGAATCACGGGGGCTGGGTCAGCCAAGCCGGTGGTTTCAATCACCAAATGGTCAAATTTATCACGTCGCCGCATCAAGTTGCCGATGATACGAATCAAGTCACCCCTGACGGTACAACAGATACAGCCGTTGTTCATCTCGAAAATTTCTTCGTCGGCATCAATTACCAACTGGTTATCAATCCCGACTTCACCAAACTCATTGACGATGACAGCGACCTTTTTGCCATGTTCATAGGTAAGGATGCGGTTGAGGAGTGTGGTTTTCCCGGCTCCCAGATACCCAGTCAGAACAGTAACGGGAACGGTGTTTAGCATGGGGGTATTGACCATAAGTCCTAACGCTGCGGCGGTTAGTGACTATGGTAGATGATAATTGTTTTCATTGTCGAGATTCAGGGTGGCGATTCACGGGGTTAGGAGTGATGGCTGTGCCAAGCTTGTAGGGCCTGTTGTTGCACCTGAGACCAGGGACGCTGCTGTTTTCGGGCGATCGCCGCCACATCCTCATATTCGGGCTGGACATTGAGAATTGCACCTGTTGCATCGGTGGCAATTTTGAGGCGAACGGTTTGGCCCTCCAGGTCAATGGTGTCCAGGTGACGTTTCAGAACCGATCGCGGTTGCAGGGTTTGGCGAATCCCCAGGGTGGTGGTTTCTTGGAAGATCACCGTCTCACAGAGGCGTTGTTGGTCCGGGGGACAAATCACCGTCAGGAGAACGCCAGGGCGGGATTTCTTCATCTGGACTGCTTGGGTGAACACATCCAACGCCCCCACCTCAAATAGGCGATCGCAGGTATAGCCAATCACCTGGGGGGTGGTGTCATCTAACTGAGTTTCCAACACACAGACGCGATCGCTGCCCCAGAGAGACTCCTCTGTTTCTCCCACCCAGAGGCGTAAGAGATTGGGAATCGGTAACTCCTGAGTTCCCGCCCCCAACCCCGTTTGTTGCAGCCGCATCGCCGGAACCTGGCCAAACGACTCCGCCAGAGTCACCATTAAGGCTGCCCCAGTGGGGGTCACCAATTCTCGATGAATGCCATTGTCATACAGCATCACCCCCCGCATCTCCAACAAATTCAACACCGCCGGAACCGGAACGGGGAGTCGTCCATGGGCCGCCTTCACCGTCCCCCCGCCGCTAGGGAGGGCCGAACAGAAAATGCGGTCAACTCCCAGCCAATCCAAGGCGACACAAGTGCCCACAATATCGACAATGGCATCCACTGCCCCCACCTCATGAAAATGCACGCGATCGGGGCTAATGCCGTGAACAGAGCCTTCTGCATCCGCTAAACGTCGAAACACCTTCAAACTCCAATCCCTGGCACGCTGGCTCAAATTCGCGCCCTGAATCAGGGTTTCAATCTCCGGCAGGTGACGCGTGCCGTGATGGTGATGATGATGGCCGTCAGCGGTGGGGGAGTCGTCCGCATCCTGGGATAACTCCACATGGAGTTTTAGACCATCTTGGCCCTGACGTTGGACTCGTTCAGTGCGCAAGCGAAACGCCCCCCCCAAGCCCAAACCGGCCAGTTGCTGTTCCAGATACTCTAAGGGAACCCCAGCATCGAGTAGGGCCCCCAAACACATATCGCCAGCGATACCCGTCGGACAATCAAAATAGGCAATGCGACTGCTCATTTTCGGCTCTGTTGCCCCCAAACTCTGTAGTGATCCCAAATCCAATGCGATTATAGGTTGGCGGGGCTGTTCTATGCACCCAGCATTTGATTTAGAAGGTTTTAGCTCACCATTATGGCAACCATTTACGAAGTTCATCCGGACACCCCACAACCTCGGCGAATAGAAGAAATTAGGGATGCCCTAGCTCAAGGGGCCGTGATGTTGTATCCCACCGATACGGTCTACGCCATCGGCTGTGATATCAACGTCAAGTCCGCCGTTCAACGGGTTCGTCAAATTAAACAACTCTCCAATGAAAAACCATTAACCTTCCTCTGTTCCTCCCTCTCCAACATTGCCAGTTATGCCCAAGTGTCTGATCCGGCCTACCGGATTATGAAGCGTCTTATCCCTGGACCCTTTACTTTTCTCTTACCGGCCACCAAGCAAGTGCCCAAACTGGTGATGTCCCCCAAACGCAAAACCACGGGGATTCGGGTTCCCGATCGCCCCGTCTGTCTTGCCCTCCTGAATGCCTTGCAAGTTCCCATTGTCTCTACCTCGGCGTATCTGCTTGATAAGGAGCATAGTACGCCGATTCCCACCTTAGAGGTCGGGCAAACCCTGGATAAAGCCGAATTGTTCGATCGCTGGGAGAAATTAGTCGACCTGATTATCGATGACGGCAGCGAACCGGGGTATGAGATGTCCACCATTTTGGATTTAACTGATGCCAATTATCCCGAAATTGTCCGCCGGGGTTTGAATTGGGAAACAGCGGCCGCCTGGATTTAGTCCCGTGATGACCTCTCCAACGGGTTTCGTCCGGGGAGGGGGATCTCCCATCTCGTTGATTGTGCCAATGATTGTGCCAATAATTGTGCCAATTGTCACAGTGATCTTGGGGGTGGCGATCGCTCTGGGAACTGTCCTACGGTCGTCTCAGGCGGGACACGGGGCGATCGCTGACCTCAAGGGTATAGCCCGTCTAGGTTCGGGGAATTTGTTCGGGATGCCGAACCAACGGGAAAACCCAGGCAGTTAGGCAACTGGTTACGGGGCGATCGCAAGGTTGAAAGAGTGGCATGAACTGGGGCTTGGTTGGCTCAAAGCCTCACTACAGTTGAAGTGTGGACAGCAAGGAAGCCAACCGGGATTCCCCTCGGAAGCACCAAGTCGGTTCACCCATCTGTTCATAGCCCACCTAGTGCGCTACCTGCAACCTACCATCATGACTATTAAACTTCAAACCTCCTTCCATCGTGACATCGACCAAGCCCAATCCCAACCCCAACCCCAACCCATAGCATCGAGTCCCAGTCCCACTGCGGAGGCTGATCCCCTAACGGAAACCTTAAACCAACGCCTAGCCGAAGCCATCGAGACCCGTTCT contains these protein-coding regions:
- a CDS encoding zinc ABC transporter substrate-binding protein — encoded protein: MYSFHPLQQLLGLSRRAARPLCAIAASATLVGLGGCAAEPEDPSQAALGDAETEELRVMTTFMPITQFTKAVVGDRAEVVQLLPIGVDPHDYQARPAEVQALGQADVLVKNGLEMEFFLDSLIANAENPDLLIIDTSEGVALLSNEETGGHSHSHDDHDHGHSHDDHDHDHGHSHSHDDHDHDHGHGHDHGDGHHHHHHGEYNPHIWLDPQRAIQQVENIRDGLISADPEGEPDYTANAAAFIEQLRDLDAEISEALAPFAGETFVVFHDFAPYFAERYNLETDFLVDVPASNPSPGDVQRISEQVAQTNLKTLLAEPQSGEDTFAALAGDLDINVSIFSPMEIATRPEDLQPEAYLTMMRENLANLREAFGGSAQSWWYREVPELAAASH
- the larC gene encoding nickel pincer cofactor biosynthesis protein LarC, which translates into the protein MSSRIAYFDCPTGIAGDMCLGALLDAGVPLEYLEQQLAGLGLGGAFRLRTERVQRQGQDGLKLHVELSQDADDSPTADGHHHHHHGTRHLPEIETLIQGANLSQRARDWSLKVFRRLADAEGSVHGISPDRVHFHEVGAVDAIVDIVGTCVALDWLGVDRIFCSALPSGGGTVKAAHGRLPVPVPAVLNLLEMRGVMLYDNGIHRELVTPTGAALMVTLAESFGQVPAMRLQQTGLGAGTQELPIPNLLRLWVGETEESLWGSDRVCVLETQLDDTTPQVIGYTCDRLFEVGALDVFTQAVQMKKSRPGVLLTVICPPDQQRLCETVIFQETTTLGIRQTLQPRSVLKRHLDTIDLEGQTVRLKIATDATGAILNVQPEYEDVAAIARKQQRPWSQVQQQALQAWHSHHS
- a CDS encoding cation diffusion facilitator family transporter, coding for MVVDHRPQVQRVLIVTLGLNVLVVVIKASLGWWTGSLSLVADALHSTTDGASNILGLVTSRLSSPEPDREHPYGHQKFEAIGALGIAAFLGAAFFEIVKGVFERLFAEENPVTMSPLVLWLMLVVLGVNILVTYYERRVGLKLGSKILIADAHHTMSDVWITITVMLGLIGVWLGYPQLDIILAIPVAGLVFHSGWQVLRENLPWLIDEMAIAPEAIHRIVMAVPGVINCHDIASRGLNGRQLFVEMHVVVDAKDLATAHNITEEIEARLEERFAPIRLTIHMEPPNYQSEHITYGPEPHESSAES
- a CDS encoding threonylcarbamoyl-AMP synthase gives rise to the protein MATIYEVHPDTPQPRRIEEIRDALAQGAVMLYPTDTVYAIGCDINVKSAVQRVRQIKQLSNEKPLTFLCSSLSNIASYAQVSDPAYRIMKRLIPGPFTFLLPATKQVPKLVMSPKRKTTGIRVPDRPVCLALLNALQVPIVSTSAYLLDKEHSTPIPTLEVGQTLDKAELFDRWEKLVDLIIDDGSEPGYEMSTILDLTDANYPEIVRRGLNWETAAAWI
- a CDS encoding metal ABC transporter ATP-binding protein gives rise to the protein MSDLVMTVNNLTVYRETYLAVRDVSFSLEAGTDTAIVGPNGAGKSTLVQALLGILPRKAGDIFILGQPLSRRGHLPSVVREQIAYLPQNFLFDRRIPITVEELVGLGWDAPGIRLPWLGGRQRFHQVRQALARVDAAHLRSQSISSLSGGEMKRVLLAYCLVRPRSLLILDEAPAGLDIQSESEFYQLLYQLKQEQGWAILQISHDLEMVRQHCDRVLCLNRTLRCQGVPEVALSPENLVAAYGNERTPYHHSHY
- a CDS encoding metal ABC transporter permease, which encodes MSLTVELARVSDLFQLPFMQRALIGGVLTGMTGGLLGSFAVLRQLSFFSDTLGHSALLGISLGVLLGLNPTVVLLPFAVVFALGVSYLLEKTKLWTDALLNIVYSASLAVAIILLSFIGQYKGGLNNLLFGDILGIRPGDLVFSAILLIACILFVGLTLRTQMLVTLHEELAMARGISVSRHRMLFTTLLALVVGISIKAIGVLLISAFVVIPACTAQLITGNFTRYIVISTIVGAFSAVGGMLISAFWDLPSGPSIVVTQLSLFFIATSVPLARRVFS
- a CDS encoding GTP-binding protein, coding for MVNTPMLNTVPVTVLTGYLGAGKTTLLNRILTYEHGKKVAVIVNEFGEVGIDNQLVIDADEEIFEMNNGCICCTVRGDLIRIIGNLMRRRDKFDHLVIETTGLADPAPVIQTFFVDDEMQEQLNLDAVVTVVDAKHIHDHWDADEAQEQIAFADVILLNKTDLVSEAELEDLEARIRSMNIMAKVYRTQNASIEMQQILGVNAFDLNRALEVDPKFLEEDAHEHDETVGSIALVEAGAIDGEKLNAWLSELLQTQGPNIFRMKGILNLDGEEERFVFQGVHMLFDGSPDRPWKPEEERKNELVFIGRDLDATQLAEAFRSCLV